Proteins from a genomic interval of Rhizobium etli CFN 42:
- a CDS encoding sugar ABC transporter substrate-binding protein translates to MKIARTMLASAALLGLMLGPVHAAELKKLGLAVANLQANFFNQIKQSVEAEAKKRGIEVITVDAKGDGPTQVNQIQDLLTQKIDALIYIPAGAAAATVPVKLAKNAGIPVVNVDRNAEGAPGDTFLATDSVASAKAVCDYILKEAGGKGKMVIIHGQKGTTPEVDRSKGCGESLKAYPDVKVVAEQYSNIWSQDEGFQIMQNMLQANPDVSIVFAQADGLALGAAQAIKVANPSQKIVVGGFDGDTAALEALSKGVFNVTATQQTQKMGRDAVENAAKLVAGGKVPPVQLLDATLTTKENVAGFIANHP, encoded by the coding sequence ATGAAAATTGCGCGCACCATGCTCGCGTCCGCTGCACTGCTCGGTCTCATGCTCGGTCCCGTTCACGCGGCGGAACTGAAAAAGCTTGGTCTGGCCGTTGCCAACCTTCAGGCAAACTTCTTCAACCAGATCAAGCAATCGGTCGAAGCCGAAGCCAAGAAGCGCGGCATCGAGGTTATCACGGTCGACGCGAAGGGCGACGGGCCGACGCAGGTCAACCAGATCCAGGATCTTCTGACCCAGAAAATCGATGCACTGATCTACATTCCGGCAGGTGCCGCCGCGGCAACCGTTCCGGTCAAACTCGCGAAGAACGCCGGCATTCCCGTCGTCAACGTCGATCGCAACGCCGAAGGCGCGCCGGGCGATACATTCCTCGCAACCGATTCCGTCGCGTCTGCCAAGGCGGTGTGCGACTACATTCTGAAGGAAGCCGGCGGCAAGGGGAAGATGGTCATCATCCATGGCCAGAAAGGCACGACGCCGGAAGTCGATCGCTCGAAGGGCTGCGGCGAATCCCTCAAGGCCTATCCTGATGTGAAGGTCGTTGCCGAGCAATATTCGAACATCTGGAGCCAGGACGAAGGCTTCCAGATCATGCAGAATATGCTGCAGGCAAATCCTGATGTCTCGATCGTCTTCGCACAGGCCGATGGCCTTGCACTTGGCGCAGCTCAGGCGATCAAGGTCGCCAATCCCTCGCAGAAGATCGTAGTCGGCGGCTTCGATGGCGACACTGCGGCTCTCGAAGCGCTCAGCAAGGGCGTCTTCAACGTGACGGCGACCCAGCAGACGCAGAAAATGGGACGCGATGCGGTTGAAAACGCCGCCAAGCTCGTCGCCGGTGGAAAGGTACCCCCAGTACAGCTCTTGGATGCCACGCTGACAACCAAGGAAAACGTCGCGGGCTTCATCGCCAACCACCCGTAA
- a CDS encoding ABC transporter permease, producing the protein MVALDINEHRLSSGAWLGKLKGATGPLVGLLALCIFLSFSTDTFLSVRNGLNILDQITVLGIMAVGMTFVILIGGIDLSVGSALALAMMVMGWTANVAGLPLPVGIAFALIASAVSGLIVGLLVTQFRVPAFIATLAMMSAARGVANMITDGQQIVGFPDWFMMLAIDRHFGVMTATVFLMLAVVLAAWLFLHFRSEGRMLYAVGGNPEVARLAGINVPLVTISVYVVSAVLAGLAGIVLAARLDSVQPSSGLGYELDTIAAVVIGGTSLSGGAGGIGGTLIGVLIIGVLRNGLNLLNVSPFLQQVIIGIVIVLAVGAETIRRRRA; encoded by the coding sequence ATGGTGGCGCTCGATATCAATGAACACAGGCTTTCGTCCGGCGCTTGGCTCGGAAAGCTCAAGGGAGCTACCGGTCCGCTGGTGGGATTGCTCGCGCTGTGTATCTTTCTGAGCTTCAGCACAGACACGTTTCTTTCGGTTAGAAACGGCCTCAATATCCTCGACCAGATCACCGTCCTCGGCATCATGGCAGTTGGAATGACCTTCGTCATCCTGATCGGCGGCATCGATCTGTCCGTCGGCTCTGCACTTGCCCTGGCGATGATGGTCATGGGCTGGACCGCCAACGTCGCTGGTCTGCCGCTGCCTGTCGGGATCGCCTTCGCGCTGATCGCATCGGCCGTTTCCGGCCTCATCGTCGGGCTGCTGGTGACGCAGTTCAGGGTTCCAGCCTTCATCGCCACGCTTGCGATGATGTCGGCGGCGCGCGGCGTAGCAAACATGATCACCGACGGTCAGCAGATCGTCGGCTTCCCCGACTGGTTCATGATGCTGGCGATCGATCGCCATTTCGGCGTCATGACGGCCACGGTCTTCCTCATGCTCGCGGTCGTTCTTGCGGCGTGGCTTTTCCTGCACTTCCGCTCCGAAGGCCGCATGCTCTACGCGGTGGGCGGCAACCCCGAAGTCGCACGCCTCGCAGGCATCAACGTTCCGCTGGTGACGATATCAGTCTATGTCGTGAGCGCCGTCCTTGCGGGGCTCGCAGGCATCGTGCTCGCCGCCCGCCTGGATTCCGTCCAGCCGTCGAGCGGCCTGGGTTATGAGCTGGACACCATCGCCGCGGTCGTCATCGGCGGGACATCGCTCTCCGGCGGCGCGGGCGGCATCGGGGGAACGCTGATCGGCGTCCTGATCATCGGCGTGCTTCGCAACGGCCTCAATCTTCTCAACGTTTCGCCCTTCCTGCAGCAGGTGATCATCGGGATCGTCATCGTGCTTGCGGTCGGCGCAGAGACCATTCGTCGGCGCCGCGCCTGA
- a CDS encoding SDR family oxidoreductase, translating into MSDITLNAPKLFDLSGQVAIVTGAGSGIGQRIAIGLAQCGADVALLDRRTDDGLAKTAKHIRAAGRRSIEIAADVTSKSSLADAVARTEADLGALTLAVNAAGIANANPAEDMEEDQYQTLMDINLKGIFLSCQAEARAMLKNGRGAIVNIASMSGVIVNRGLSQAHYNASKAGVIHMSKSMAMEWVGRGIRVNTISPGYTATPMNTRPEMVHQTKLFEEQTPMQRMADVDEMVGPAVFLLSNAASFVTGVDLLVDGGFCCW; encoded by the coding sequence GTGTCTGACATCACTCTGAACGCCCCGAAGCTTTTCGACCTCAGCGGCCAGGTTGCCATCGTCACCGGTGCCGGCAGCGGCATCGGGCAGCGCATTGCTATCGGCCTTGCGCAATGCGGCGCTGATGTGGCGCTGCTCGACCGCCGGACTGACGACGGGCTGGCCAAGACGGCCAAACATATTCGCGCCGCCGGCCGTCGCTCGATCGAGATCGCGGCCGATGTGACGAGCAAATCCTCGCTTGCCGATGCCGTCGCACGAACCGAAGCGGATCTCGGCGCCCTGACGCTGGCCGTCAACGCTGCAGGCATCGCCAACGCCAACCCAGCAGAAGATATGGAAGAGGATCAATACCAGACGTTGATGGATATCAACCTGAAAGGCATCTTTCTTTCCTGCCAGGCTGAGGCCCGCGCCATGCTGAAGAATGGACGCGGCGCCATCGTCAACATCGCCTCCATGTCGGGGGTCATCGTCAACCGGGGCCTCAGCCAAGCGCATTACAACGCCTCCAAGGCGGGCGTCATCCATATGTCGAAGTCCATGGCGATGGAATGGGTCGGCCGCGGCATTCGCGTCAACACCATTTCCCCCGGCTATACGGCGACGCCGATGAATACCCGTCCGGAGATGGTTCATCAAACCAAGCTTTTCGAAGAGCAGACACCGATGCAGCGCATGGCTGATGTCGACGAGATGGTCGGTCCGGCCGTGTTCCTGCTGTCGAACGCAGCAAGTTTCGTGACCGGTGTCGATCTTCTGGTAGACGGCGGTTTCTGCTGCTGGTGA
- a CDS encoding transketolase → MDTTELERIARQIRLRDLQAVFEAGAGHIGGEMSVIDILTALYFRVLNVWPDQPKHPDRDRFVLSKGHTACALYVTLAKRGFIPEEEISTFLQPHSRLNGHPNCNKVPGVETNTGPLGHGLPVAVGMAKAAKLSGAGYHTYVVTGDGEMQEGSNWEAIMAAAQFKLDNLTLIIDHNRFQQGAALAETNDLAPLRPKLEAFGWEVTEIDGNNMGEIVPALERRGSGPHCIVAHTNKGHGISFMQDRVEWHHKVPSKEQYEIALAELSEAL, encoded by the coding sequence ATGGATACGACAGAACTTGAGCGCATTGCCCGCCAGATCCGATTGCGCGATCTCCAGGCGGTCTTTGAAGCGGGCGCCGGCCACATCGGCGGGGAGATGTCGGTCATCGACATTTTGACCGCGCTCTATTTTCGTGTGCTGAATGTCTGGCCGGACCAGCCGAAGCATCCCGACCGCGACAGGTTCGTTCTTTCAAAGGGACATACGGCTTGCGCCCTCTATGTGACACTCGCAAAGCGCGGCTTCATCCCGGAGGAGGAGATTTCCACCTTCCTGCAGCCGCATTCGAGGCTGAACGGGCATCCGAACTGCAACAAGGTTCCTGGCGTCGAAACCAATACCGGTCCGCTCGGCCACGGCCTTCCGGTCGCGGTGGGAATGGCGAAAGCCGCCAAGCTCTCGGGCGCTGGATATCATACCTATGTCGTTACCGGCGACGGTGAGATGCAGGAGGGCTCCAACTGGGAAGCGATCATGGCGGCAGCCCAGTTCAAGCTCGACAACTTGACCTTGATCATCGATCACAACAGGTTCCAGCAGGGCGCAGCACTTGCCGAAACCAACGATCTCGCTCCGCTTCGTCCGAAGCTCGAAGCCTTCGGCTGGGAAGTCACCGAGATCGACGGCAACAATATGGGCGAGATCGTTCCGGCTCTCGAACGCCGGGGTTCAGGGCCGCACTGCATCGTCGCCCATACCAACAAGGGCCACGGAATCTCCTTCATGCAGGACCGGGTCGAGTGGCATCATAAGGTGCCGAGCAAGGAACAATACGAAATCGCATTGGCAGAATTGTCGGAGGCACTGTAA
- a CDS encoding sugar ABC transporter ATP-binding protein, whose translation MTDPVLSLRGISKWYGPLQVLKNVSLDVYPGEVVALLGENGAGKSTLSGIIAGSRTPSEGSMTWLGQPYAPATPREAIDNGVVLIHQELQLLPQLSIAENVFIGRWPMKNGVVDRAQMVRRAQDQLARLNLHIPATRMVAGLSTANQQLIEIAKALALNAKLLILDEPTAALGSAETEALFKQVRKLRSEGVGIVYISHRMEEIKQITDRIVVLRDGERVQEFSDSATPVRTIVESMVGRPLDRLFPALPLPTGRPVLEVSGLSSPENSFRDVTFEVRAGEILGIAGLVGAGRTELVRAISGADPISAGSITLEGEELRLRDPADAIAKGIVMVPEDRKEQGLIVGHRISENIIYANLDKLGGGWITPRLKRSFAEKAVAKFGVKGRAEQYASDLSGGNQQKVVIAKWLLREPKVVVLDEPTRGIDVGARAGIYDIIVDLAKQGVALIVVSSDLEEVLGISNRILVLAQGKQAGILDRDQANDVSVMELATI comes from the coding sequence GTGACTGATCCAGTTCTTTCCCTGAGGGGCATATCCAAGTGGTATGGGCCGCTCCAGGTTCTGAAGAATGTCAGCCTGGACGTCTATCCCGGTGAAGTGGTGGCACTTCTCGGTGAAAACGGAGCGGGCAAGTCGACGCTGTCGGGCATCATTGCCGGCTCACGCACACCTTCCGAGGGATCGATGACATGGTTGGGGCAGCCCTATGCCCCGGCCACTCCGCGCGAAGCCATCGACAACGGCGTCGTCCTGATCCATCAGGAACTGCAGCTTCTGCCGCAATTGTCGATCGCGGAAAACGTCTTCATTGGTCGCTGGCCGATGAAGAACGGCGTCGTCGACCGGGCTCAGATGGTTCGCCGCGCCCAGGACCAGCTCGCGCGCCTGAACCTTCATATACCGGCAACACGGATGGTCGCCGGCCTTTCCACCGCAAATCAACAGCTCATCGAAATCGCCAAGGCGCTGGCTCTCAACGCCAAGCTCCTGATCCTCGATGAACCGACAGCGGCCCTTGGCAGTGCTGAGACGGAAGCTCTGTTCAAACAAGTTCGCAAGCTTCGTTCGGAGGGTGTGGGCATCGTCTACATTTCCCACCGCATGGAAGAAATCAAGCAGATAACCGACCGGATCGTCGTCCTTCGCGACGGCGAGCGGGTGCAGGAATTCTCAGACAGCGCCACGCCGGTGCGAACGATTGTCGAGAGCATGGTCGGACGCCCGCTTGATCGCCTGTTCCCTGCCCTGCCGCTACCAACCGGCCGCCCGGTGCTTGAGGTGTCCGGGCTGAGCTCACCTGAGAACTCGTTCCGGGACGTTACCTTCGAGGTGCGGGCCGGAGAAATTCTCGGCATCGCCGGACTGGTCGGCGCCGGCCGCACCGAACTGGTGCGGGCGATTTCCGGAGCAGACCCAATCAGTGCGGGCTCGATCACGCTCGAAGGCGAGGAACTCAGGCTGCGGGACCCAGCCGACGCTATCGCCAAGGGCATCGTGATGGTTCCGGAAGACCGCAAGGAGCAGGGCCTGATCGTCGGGCACCGGATCAGCGAGAACATTATCTATGCCAACCTGGATAAACTCGGCGGCGGCTGGATTACCCCGCGCCTCAAGCGCTCCTTCGCGGAAAAGGCGGTTGCCAAGTTCGGCGTCAAGGGCCGCGCCGAGCAATATGCCTCCGATCTTTCTGGCGGCAATCAGCAGAAGGTCGTGATCGCCAAGTGGCTCTTGCGCGAGCCCAAGGTCGTCGTGCTCGACGAACCGACAAGAGGCATCGACGTCGGCGCCCGCGCGGGCATCTACGACATCATCGTCGACCTTGCCAAACAGGGTGTGGCGCTCATTGTCGTAAGCTCCGACCTCGAGGAGGTTCTCGGCATTTCCAATCGCATTCTCGTGCTTGCCCAGGGCAAGCAGGCAGGCATCCTCGATCGTGACCAGGCAAATGACGTCTCGGTCATGGAGTTAGCGACCATCTAA
- a CDS encoding transketolase family protein: protein MNAPVNPPKLHDCRDAFASTLEQLAAENEMIVAVCNDSVGSSKLGGFKAKFGERLVNVGIAEQNMVGVGAGLANGGRLPFVCGAAPFLTGRSLEQIKADISYSNANVKLVGISSGMAYGELGPTHHSIEDFAWTRVLPNLPVIAPCDRIETAAAVAWAATYSGPCFLRLSRVGVPDLLPEGHRFELGKANLLRQGSDVTLIANGTLTHRIVKAAEILAERGIDARVLNLATVRPIDEEAIIAAARETGAIVTAEEHSIFGGLGSAVAEVVVDNAPVPMKRLGVPGVYAPTGSAEFLLDEYGMSPSAIADAAQALIKRK, encoded by the coding sequence ATGAACGCGCCAGTAAACCCACCCAAGCTTCACGATTGCCGCGACGCATTCGCCTCCACGCTCGAGCAGCTGGCAGCTGAAAACGAAATGATCGTTGCCGTCTGCAACGACTCCGTCGGTTCCTCCAAGCTCGGCGGCTTCAAGGCGAAGTTTGGAGAGCGCCTCGTCAATGTCGGCATCGCCGAGCAGAACATGGTCGGCGTCGGAGCAGGCCTCGCCAATGGCGGACGGCTGCCCTTCGTGTGCGGCGCCGCGCCGTTTCTCACTGGCCGGTCGCTGGAGCAGATCAAGGCCGATATTTCGTACTCGAATGCCAACGTAAAGCTGGTGGGCATCTCTTCCGGAATGGCCTATGGCGAACTGGGGCCGACTCATCACTCGATCGAAGACTTCGCCTGGACGCGGGTCCTGCCCAATCTTCCTGTTATCGCGCCCTGCGACCGGATCGAGACCGCCGCTGCCGTTGCCTGGGCAGCGACCTACAGCGGTCCCTGTTTCCTGCGTCTGTCACGGGTCGGTGTGCCCGACCTTCTGCCGGAGGGCCACAGGTTCGAACTCGGCAAGGCGAATCTCCTCCGCCAAGGTTCCGACGTCACGCTGATCGCCAATGGCACCTTGACCCATCGCATCGTGAAGGCTGCCGAGATTCTCGCCGAACGCGGCATCGATGCCAGGGTGCTCAATCTCGCAACGGTTCGTCCGATCGACGAGGAGGCCATCATCGCCGCGGCTAGGGAAACCGGAGCGATTGTCACGGCCGAAGAGCATTCGATCTTTGGCGGGCTCGGCTCCGCGGTCGCCGAAGTGGTGGTCGATAATGCCCCGGTGCCGATGAAACGTCTCGGCGTTCCCGGCGTCTACGCCCCGACCGGTTCGGCAGAGTTCCTGCTCGACGAATACGGGATGTCGCCATCCGCCATCGCCGACGCTGCACAGGCGCTGATCAAGCGCAAGTAA